CTGACAGTAATACTACTTTTCGTAAAATCACCCTGCCTATGATCGCTCCAGCTTTTTTCTCAGGATTGGCATTCGGTTTTGTAAAAGCCATGACTGCCATAAGTGCAATCATCTTTGTTGTCTCTGGAAGGTGGAATCTCGTTACTATTGCTATACTTGGTTTCGTAGATAATACCCAATATGCTCGTGCTGCTGCTATGAGTATTATTCTTATTATCATCATCTTAATTGCCCTGGGTGTTATACAATTTCTGGTAAATAGAGTTGGCAAAGGCGTTAGATTGACTACTATTATTGAGTAAATTAAAAGTATATAAGCAGAAGGGATCGAACATGAAAAATGATTTTTTAGAATTGAAAGAATTGGTAAAAATCTTTGGCGGCAGTAGAGATGCCGTTACTGCTGTTGATAGGGTAAATTTAAAAGTTAAAGAAGGAGAACTGGTCACTCTTTTAGGTCCTTCCGGCTGCGGAAAGACTACTATACTGAGAATGATTTCTGGTTTTGAATTACCAACCTCCGGTAAAATATATATTGACCGGGAAGAGGTAACTTTAACTCCTCCTAATAAGAGACCTACTGCTATGGTTTTCCAAAACTACGCTCTTTTCCCTCATATGACCGTTGCTCAAAATATTGTCTATGGACTGAAAATTCATGGTGAATCCCATCATGCAGCTATGGAAAAAGCAGAAAGGGTAATGAAGTTGGTTGGTTTAGAAAAACTTGGTAATCGCTCTCCTGCTCAATTATCCGGAGGACAGCAGCAACGAGTTAGCTTAGCTCGTTCCTTAATTATGGAACCAAAGGTATTATTACTTGATGAACCACTCTCCAATCTTGATGCCAAACTGAGAGTTACTATGCGCCTGGAAATCAGAAAATTACAACAGAGAGTCGGCATTACCTCTATTTATGTAACACATGACCAATTGGAAGCTATGTCTCTTTCCGATCGGGTAGTTATTTTAAAAGATGGAAGAATCCAGCAAATAGGAACTCCCCAGGAAATATATGCTCGTCCCAATAATCGGTTTGTAGCAGATTTCATTGGCAAAGCTAATTTTCTAAATACCTTTATAGAAAAGGTAGTCTCAGACAAAGAGGTAGTAATTAATCTATTGGATCAAAAGATTGTAATACCTGAAGTAAATAAAACATTTAACAAGGATGACAGAACTCTACTTGTCTTACGACCTGAATCAATCGGACTGGAAAAAAAGAAGCCGGATACTATTGTTGGTACTATTCACGAGATTGTGTACCTTGGTAATCAGGTAACTTATCTGGTAGATATTGCCGGACAGCTGGTTACTGTGGAAGTATCAAATCCTCAAGAATGTGAATTATTTCAAAAAGGTGAGGAGGTAAGTATAAAATTGCCTCAGAAAAGTTTGCACTTATTGCCCTGGGAGGAAGATTAATGAAACCGGCAATCTGTATTGAAATGCTCTATCCTGAATTACTTCTGGCAGAAAAAATAAAGGAAATTTCTCAAATCGGATTCCCTTTTTTGGAATTCTGGGACTGGAGAGATAAAGATATTCCTTTAATCAATTCTCTGGGTCAAAAGTATAATACTAGGGTAGTAAATTTTAGTGGTCAACGCCTAGGAAGCTTAATAGCCAGCACTACCCACCATGAAGTCTTTTCAGATTTAGAAGAGGCGATTATAGTTGCCCAACAATTGAATTGCCCCAACTTAATGTTACTCACT
This genomic interval from Atribacterota bacterium contains the following:
- a CDS encoding ABC transporter ATP-binding protein — encoded protein: MKNDFLELKELVKIFGGSRDAVTAVDRVNLKVKEGELVTLLGPSGCGKTTILRMISGFELPTSGKIYIDREEVTLTPPNKRPTAMVFQNYALFPHMTVAQNIVYGLKIHGESHHAAMEKAERVMKLVGLEKLGNRSPAQLSGGQQQRVSLARSLIMEPKVLLLDEPLSNLDAKLRVTMRLEIRKLQQRVGITSIYVTHDQLEAMSLSDRVVILKDGRIQQIGTPQEIYARPNNRFVADFIGKANFLNTFIEKVVSDKEVVINLLDQKIVIPEVNKTFNKDDRTLLVLRPESIGLEKKKPDTIVGTIHEIVYLGNQVTYLVDIAGQLVTVEVSNPQECELFQKGEEVSIKLPQKSLHLLPWEED